Proteins encoded in a region of the Anopheles aquasalis chromosome 2, idAnoAquaMG_Q_19, whole genome shotgun sequence genome:
- the LOC126576072 gene encoding fibrinogen-like protein A, which translates to MKLSICFLLFCAALSAGATNKSPEHTDDTVKAPSAGRISGFGLEIIMTKLSYIDRKLFKLQSDLDQHREQMERNQKCHEKTSPTATTTSPNKVKLPSYSSCRNVPTKVSGVYLISVNNNSAPFNVYCEQEKYEGGWIVMQHRFDGSVDFYRNWAEYRDGFGQLHSEFWLGLERIHQLTTARAHEIVIEMADFEGNHGFARYNAFQVGSESEKYELKSLGSYSGTAGDSLSYHEKGRKFCTKDHNNDGRPEYHFAVRYEGAWWYGSGGGYSNLNGRYKNTVDVKSNWWFRFKTPNGHHPLSFTRMMIREL; encoded by the coding sequence ATGAAGCTGTCCATTTGTTTCTTATTATTTTGTGCTGCATTGAGTGCAGGGGCAACTAACAAATCCCCAGAGCACACCGACGACACCGTAAAAGCACCGTCAGCGGGAAGAATTTCCGGATTTGGGCTGGAGATTATAATGACTAAATTAAGCTACATCGATCGTAAATTATTCAAACTTCAATCAGATCTGGATCAACACCGGGAACAGATGGAACGGAACCAGAAATGTCACGAGAAAACGTCACCAACTGCAACAACTACATCACCGAACAAAGTAAAGTTACCTTCTTACTCATCCTGTAGGAACGTGCCAACGAAAGTTTCGGGAGTGTATCTTATCAGcgtaaacaacaacagtgcacCGTTCAACGTTTATTGTGAGCAGGAGAAATACGAAGGAGGCTGGATTGTAATGCAGCATCGGTTTGATGGTTCCGTTGATTTCTATCGGAACTGGGCCGAATACCGAGATGGTTTTGGCCAGTTGCACAGCGAATTTTGGCTCGGATTGGAGCGAATTCATCAACTCACAACTGCCCGTGCACATGAAATCGTAATCGAGATGGCAGACTTTGAAGGAAACCACGGGTTCGCTCGCTACAATGCGTTCCAAGTAGGGAGCGAGAGTGAAAAGTACGAATTAAAATCCCTGGGATCGTATAGTGGCACGGCAGGTGACTCATTATCGTACCATGAAAAGGGGAGGAAGTTTTGTACAAAAGATCATAATAATGACGGCAGACCCGAGTACCATTTCGCCGTTCGTTATGAAGGTGCTTGGTGGtatggttctggtggtggctacTCGAATTTGAACGGTCGGTACAAGAATACTGTCGATGTGAAATCAAATTGGTGGTTCCGTTTCAAAACTCCTAACGGACATCATCCGCTGAGCTTCACCAGGATGATGATACGGGAATTGTGA